A genomic region of bacterium contains the following coding sequences:
- a CDS encoding FecR family protein, producing the protein MKSRFLLLLAAAFLLYVPVPAKAAPGSAVLTSVSGKVTVRRKGKTVVLHRDAKVHEGETLATSQDSNATLRFFDGSEVQVKPGTKFTLVKVEKDGPEDKVLKFKLLLGRLFASVQKLSSSRSSFEIEAGGVVCGVRGTQYEVGYDGQEKVDLFVKEGNVWAKAGGSIFQYGAGSESHFRGGHLDIPRNPGNGRDHDKKGKGHEPPGPPQGRRDQPPGPPNRFDPFMGMGGNRPDPFKPLTGGTSDTGTIGNKAGDANLQGLGAHTVILLLKYPEQ; encoded by the coding sequence ATGAAGTCCCGCTTCCTCCTTCTTCTTGCCGCCGCCTTCCTTCTTTATGTCCCCGTCCCCGCCAAGGCCGCACCGGGTTCCGCCGTGCTGACCTCCGTTTCGGGCAAGGTCACGGTGAGGCGCAAGGGGAAGACCGTGGTCCTGCACCGGGACGCCAAGGTCCATGAGGGCGAGACCCTCGCCACGTCCCAGGATTCCAACGCCACCCTGCGCTTCTTCGACGGCTCCGAGGTCCAGGTGAAGCCCGGAACCAAGTTCACCCTGGTGAAGGTGGAGAAGGACGGGCCCGAGGACAAGGTCCTCAAGTTCAAGCTCCTCTTGGGCCGCCTCTTCGCCTCCGTCCAGAAACTCTCCTCCTCCCGCTCTTCCTTCGAGATCGAGGCGGGCGGGGTGGTCTGCGGCGTGCGCGGCACCCAATACGAGGTGGGCTACGACGGGCAGGAGAAGGTGGACCTCTTCGTCAAGGAAGGGAACGTCTGGGCCAAGGCCGGAGGTTCCATCTTCCAATATGGAGCTGGCAGCGAGAGCCATTTTCGGGGAGGCCACCTCGACATTCCCAGGAATCCGGGGAATGGACGGGACCATGATAAGAAAGGGAAGGGCCATGAGCCGCCCGGGCCGCCGCAAGGCCGCCGGGACCAGCCCCCCGGCCCCCCGAACCGTTTCGATCCCTTCATGGGCATGGGCGGCAACCGGCCCGATCCCTTCAAGCCCCTGACCGGCGGGACCTCCGACACGGGCACGATCGGCAACAAGGCCGGGGACGCGAACCTGCAGGGGCTCGGGGCCCACACCGTGATCCTGTTGCTCAAGTATCCGGAACAGTGA